A stretch of Gossypium arboreum chloroplast, complete genome DNA encodes these proteins:
- the ycf1 gene encoding hypothetical chloroplast RF1, with product MMILKSFIPGNLISLYMTIINSVVMVGLYYGFLTTLSIGPSYIFLLRARFMEEGEEGTEKRVSATTGFIAGQLMMFISIYYVPLHLALGKPHTITVLALPYLLFHFFWNNHKDFFDHRRPTRNSMRNLSIQCVFLNNLIIQLFNHFILPSSMLARLVNIYMFRCNNNMLFVTSSFVGWLIGHILLMKWVGLVLVWIQQNNLIRSNVLIRSNKYLVSEFRNSMARIFSILLFITCVYYLGRIPSPILTKKLKGISEPEEVGESEEERNIEIETISEGGGANQKQGTEENTSSSLFSEEEVDPSKIDETEKLRVTGKKKKKIKGEFHFRFKETYYKNRPVYETSYLDGNQESSKLEILKKKEDKYLLWIEKPLVTLLFDSKRWNRPLRYIKNDRVENAIKNEMSQYFFYTCQSDGKEKISFTYPPSLATFGEMIQKKIYFFTPEKWFSDELYTDWSFINELKRRNLSKEFIKRVESLDKESFDLGILEKRTRFSNNETKREYLPKLYDPFLHGPYRGRIKKWGSPLSINQTYKKKNTDPFWINKIHALLLTTDYHDLEQTLDTLNIKSLATEKELSLLTLTEDEQGNIDSEDRVKILKFLFNIVITNPNNQTIRKKSIGIKEISKKVPRWSYKLIDDLEQQEGENEENVTAEHEIRSRKSKRVVIFTNNQANADTYTNTKDANDPDQTDEVALIRYSQQSDFRRDIIKGSMRAQRRKTITWELFQANVHSPLFLDRVDKPLFFSFDISGPLKRISRNWICKNKESKISDYTEKKIEKKDEAKREKYKREEKMRIEIAEAWDSLLLAQVIRGSVLITQSILRKYIILPSLIIVKNIARMLLFQFPEWSEDLTDWNREMHVKCTYNGVQLSETEFPKNWLTDGIQIKILFPFCLKPWHRFKLQPSHKDPMKKKKGQKNDFCFLTVWGMETELPFGSPRKRRSFFEPIFKELKKKIKKWKTKCFIALTILKEKTKLFRKASKETKKCITQSILFLKGIIKELSKINPIPFFGLREPYELGETKKDSIISNKMIHKSSLQIQSMAWTNYSLTEKKIKDLTKRTNTIKNQIQKILIIKDKKNEFLTQEINSSSNKISYQDKILESSKKFWQIVKRRNIRLIRKFYFFINFFIEKIYMDILLYIINIPRTNTQLFLESTKKMIENFIHNNEANQERINKTTKNTTHFISTIKTSLSSLSNISIRNKNEKAFCDLSSLSQAYVFYKLSQTQVISFYKFKPILQYHGTSLFLKNEIKDYFEERGVSHSRLRHHYGLRQKIVWHSGMNEWKNWLRSRYQYDLVQNRWLKLGPGQWRNRVNQHYLAQNKHLTKWDSDEKERLIHYEKKNDFQANSLLTQEYKLNQEQKYKKSNFKKHYGYDFLSYKSINYQDKRDPYAYGSPFQVNKREESSYHYNMDKQNFFDTLRDIPIHNYLGEGDILDAMGNFSHRKFFNWRILDFCLRNKVDIESWVDTSTKSKKNIKTVVKNYQIIDKMDLFYFTIYQDQESNPSNKKGSHFDWMGLNEEILSHPIPNLELWFFPEFVLLYNAYKVKPWIIPIKLLLFNFNGNRNINKNIIENKKRDSLIAPNEKQIIGLENRNQEEKEPIGEGGLVSDAQKQGNFKSVLSNQEKDVEEDYDKSDKKKRRKKKQYKSNTEAELDFFLKRYLRFQLRWDDSLNQRIINNIKVYCLLLRLINPNEIVISSIQRGEMNLDILMIQKDLTLRELMKKGILIIDPVRLSVKNDGQFILYQTISILLVHKNKHQINQRYQEKNYIDKNHFYEFIARHQKMTENKDKNHYDLFVPENILSPNHRRELRIRISFNSRDKNGMHRNAVFLNNVKNCGQVLTKNKHLDSDKKKLIKLKFFLWPNYRLEDLACMNRYWFNTNNGSRFSMIRIRMYPRLKIR from the coding sequence ATGATGATTTTAAAATCTTTTATACCAGGGAATCTAATATCCTTATACATGACGATAATCAATTCGGTCGTTATGGTCGGACTCTATTATGGATTTCTGACCACACTATCCATAGGTCCCTCTTATATCTTCCTTCTACGAGCTCGGTTTATGGAAGAAGGAGAAGAAGGAACCGAGAAGAGAGTATCAGCAACAACTGGGTTTATTGCAGGCCAGCTCATGATGTTCATATCAATCTACTATGTACCTCTGCATTTAGCATTGGGTAAACCTCATACAATAACTGTCCTAGCTCTACCGTATCTTTTGTTTCATTTCTTCTGGAACAATCACAAAGACTTTTTTGATCATAGACGTCCTACCAGAAATTCAATGCGTAATCTTAGCATTCAATGTGTATTCCTGAATAATCTCATTATTCAATTATTCAACCATTTCATTTTACCAAGTTCAATGTTAGCCAGATTAGTCAACATCTATATGTTTCGATGCAACAACAATATGTTATTTGTAACAAGTAGTTTTGTTGGTTGGTTAATTGGTCATATTTTATTGATGAAATGGGTTGGGTTGGTATTAGTCTGGATACAACAAAATAATTTAATTAGGTCTAATGTACTTATTCGATCTAATAAGTATCTTGTATCAGAATTTAGAAATTCTATGGCTCGAATCTTTAGTATTCTGTTATTTATTACCTGTGTTTACTATTTAGGCAGAATACCGTCACCCATTCTAACTAAGAAACTGAAAGGAATTTCCGAACCGGAAGAAGTGGGGGAAAGTGAGGAAGAAAGAAACATAGAAATAGAAACTATTTCCGAGGGGGGAGGGGCTAACCAGAAACAGGGGACCGAAGAAAATACTTCTTCTTCCCTTTTTTCGGAGGAAGAGGTGGATCCGAGCAAAATCGACGAAACAGAAAAGCTACGAGTGACTGGAAAGAAAAAAAAAAAAATAAAGGGCGAATTCCACTTTCGTTTTAAAGAGACATACTATAAAAATAGACCGGTTTATGAAACTTCTTATCTGGATGGGAATCAAGAAAGTTCGAAGTTAGAAATATTAAAAAAAAAAGAAGATAAATATTTATTATGGATTGAAAAACCTCTTGTGACACTTCTTTTTGATTCTAAACGATGGAATCGACCTTTGCGATATATAAAAAATGACCGGGTTGAAAATGCTATAAAAAATGAAATGTCACAATATTTTTTTTATACATGTCAAAGTGATGGAAAAGAAAAAATATCTTTTACGTATCCACCCAGTTTAGCAACTTTTGGGGAAATGATACAAAAAAAAATATATTTTTTCACACCAGAAAAATGGTTTTCTGATGAATTGTATACTGATTGGAGTTTTATCAATGAACTAAAAAGAAGAAATTTGAGTAAGGAGTTTATAAAAAGAGTCGAATCTTTAGATAAGGAATCTTTTGATCTGGGCATACTTGAAAAAAGGACTCGATTCTCTAATAATGAAACTAAACGAGAATACTTGCCTAAACTATATGATCCTTTCTTGCATGGACCCTACCGCGGAAGAATCAAAAAATGGGGTTCCCCTTTAAGCATAAATCAAACTTATAAAAAAAAAAACACGGATCCATTTTGGATAAATAAGATTCATGCTCTACTTCTTACTACTGATTATCACGACCTTGAACAGACACTAGATACACTCAATATAAAATCATTAGCAACAGAAAAAGAACTCTCTTTATTGACATTGACAGAAGATGAACAGGGAAATATCGATTCCGAGGATCGAGTCAAAATTTTGAAATTTTTATTCAATATAGTTATAACTAATCCCAACAATCAAACAATTAGAAAAAAATCTATTGGAATAAAAGAAATAAGTAAAAAAGTTCCTCGATGGTCATACAAATTAATCGACGATTTAGAACAACAGGAGGGAGAAAACGAGGAAAATGTAACAGCAGAGCATGAAATTCGTTCAAGAAAATCCAAGCGCGTCGTGATTTTTACTAATAACCAGGCAAACGCCGATACTTATACTAATACCAAGGATGCTAATGATCCTGATCAAACAGACGAAGTGGCTTTGATACGCTATTCGCAACAATCGGATTTTCGGCGCGACATAATAAAGGGTTCCATGCGTGCCCAAAGGCGTAAAACAATTACTTGGGAGCTGTTTCAAGCAAATGTACATTCCCCCCTTTTTTTGGACAGAGTAGACAAACCACTCTTTTTTTCTTTTGATATTTCTGGACCGCTGAAACGAATATCTCGAAATTGGATATGTAAAAACAAAGAATCAAAAATTTCTGATTATACAGAAAAAAAGATCGAGAAAAAAGACGAGGCCAAAAGAGAAAAATACAAAAGAGAAGAGAAAATGAGGATAGAAATAGCAGAAGCTTGGGATAGTCTTTTACTTGCTCAAGTAATAAGGGGCTCCGTGTTAATAACCCAATCAATTCTTAGAAAATATATTATATTACCTTCACTGATAATAGTTAAAAACATTGCCCGTATGTTATTATTTCAATTTCCTGAGTGGTCTGAGGATTTAACGGATTGGAATCGAGAAATGCATGTTAAATGCACTTATAATGGTGTTCAATTATCCGAAACAGAATTTCCAAAAAACTGGTTAACAGACGGTATTCAGATAAAGATCCTATTTCCTTTTTGCCTGAAACCTTGGCACAGATTTAAACTACAACCCTCTCATAAAGATCCAATGAAAAAAAAGAAAGGTCAAAAGAATGATTTTTGCTTTTTAACAGTTTGGGGAATGGAAACTGAACTACCTTTCGGCTCTCCTCGAAAACGGCGTTCGTTTTTTGAGCCTATTTTTAAAGAACTAAAAAAAAAAATAAAAAAATGGAAAACGAAATGTTTTATAGCTTTAACAATTTTAAAAGAAAAAACTAAATTGTTTCGAAAAGCTTCAAAAGAAACAAAAAAATGTATCACTCAAAGCATTCTATTTCTAAAAGGAATAATAAAAGAACTTTCAAAAATAAATCCAATTCCATTTTTTGGGTTGAGAGAACCATATGAATTGGGCGAAACTAAAAAGGATTCGATAATCAGTAATAAGATGATTCACAAATCATCCCTTCAAATTCAATCTATGGCGTGGACAAATTATTCATTAACCGAAAAAAAAATAAAAGATCTGACTAAGAGAACAAACACAATCAAAAATCAAATACAAAAAATTCTAATTATAAAAGACAAGAAAAACGAATTTCTAACTCAAGAAATAAATAGTAGTTCTAACAAAATAAGTTATCAGGATAAAATATTAGAATCATCAAAAAAATTTTGGCAAATAGTAAAAAGAAGAAATATTCGATTAATCCGGAAATTCTATTTTTTTATAAATTTTTTCATTGAAAAGATATACATGGATATTCTTCTATATATCATTAATATTCCAAGAACCAATACCCAACTTTTTCTTGAATCAACAAAAAAAATGATTGAGAACTTCATTCACAATAATGAAGCAAATCAAGAAAGAATTAATAAAACAACTAAAAATACAACTCATTTTATTTCAACTATAAAAACCTCACTTTCTTCACTTTCTAATATTAGTATTAGAAATAAAAATGAAAAAGCTTTTTGTGACTTATCCTCCCTCTCACAAGCATATGTATTTTACAAATTATCACAAACCCAAGTTATTAGTTTTTATAAATTCAAACCTATCCTTCAATATCATGGAACATCTCTTTTTCTTAAAAATGAAATAAAAGATTATTTTGAAGAACGGGGAGTATCTCATTCCAGATTAAGACATCATTATGGGTTAAGACAGAAAATTGTTTGGCATTCTGGAATGAATGAATGGAAAAACTGGTTAAGGAGTCGTTATCAATACGATTTAGTTCAGAATAGATGGCTAAAATTAGGACCAGGACAATGGCGAAATAGAGTCAATCAACACTATCTGGCTCAAAATAAACATTTAACAAAATGGGATTCAGATGAAAAAGAAAGATTAATTCATTACGAAAAAAAAAATGATTTTCAAGCGAACTCATTACTAACTCAAGAATATAAACTGAATCAAGAACAAAAATATAAAAAATCTAATTTTAAAAAACACTATGGATATGATTTTTTATCATATAAATCTATTAATTATCAAGATAAGAGGGACCCGTATGCTTATGGATCACCATTCCAAGTAAATAAGAGGGAAGAGAGTTCTTATCATTACAACATGGATAAACAAAATTTTTTTGATACACTGAGGGATATCCCCATCCATAATTATCTAGGAGAAGGCGATATCCTAGATGCTATGGGGAATTTTTCGCACAGAAAGTTTTTTAATTGGAGAATTCTTGATTTTTGTCTTAGAAATAAGGTCGATATTGAGTCCTGGGTCGATACCAGTACCAAGAGTAAGAAAAATATTAAGACTGTGGTTAAGAATTATCAAATAATTGATAAAATGGACCTTTTTTATTTCACAATTTATCAAGATCAAGAAAGCAACCCATCCAATAAAAAAGGAAGCCATTTTGATTGGATGGGACTGAATGAAGAAATACTAAGTCATCCTATACCGAATCTAGAACTTTGGTTCTTCCCAGAATTTGTGCTGCTATATAATGCATATAAGGTTAAACCATGGATCATACCAATAAAATTACTTCTTTTCAATTTTAATGGAAATAGGAACATTAATAAAAATATTATTGAAAATAAAAAAAGGGACTCCCTTATAGCACCAAACGAAAAACAAATTATTGGATTAGAGAATCGAAATCAAGAAGAAAAAGAACCCATAGGTGAAGGGGGTCTTGTATCAGATGCACAAAAACAAGGAAATTTTAAATCCGTTCTCTCAAACCAAGAAAAAGATGTTGAAGAAGATTATGATAAATCAGACAAAAAAAAACGTAGAAAGAAAAAGCAATACAAGAGCAACACGGAAGCAGAGCTTGATTTCTTCCTAAAAAGGTATTTGCGTTTTCAATTGAGATGGGATGATTCTTTAAATCAAAGAATAATCAATAATATCAAAGTATATTGCCTCCTGCTTAGACTGATAAATCCAAACGAAATTGTTATATCCTCTATTCAACGGGGAGAGATGAATCTGGATATTTTGATGATTCAGAAGGATTTAACTCTTAGAGAATTAATGAAAAAAGGAATATTGATTATCGATCCAGTTCGTCTGTCGGTAAAAAATGATGGACAATTTATTCTATATCAAACTATAAGTATTTTGTTGGTTCATAAAAATAAACACCAAATTAATCAAAGATACCAAGAAAAAAACTATATTGATAAAAATCATTTTTATGAATTTATTGCAAGACATCAAAAGATGACTGAAAATAAAGACAAAAATCATTATGATTTGTTTGTTCCTGAAAATATTTTATCCCCTAACCACCGGCGAGAATTGCGAATTCGAATTTCTTTCAATTCCAGGGATAAAAATGGTATGCATAGAAATGCAGTATTTTTAAATAATGTAAAAAACTGTGGTCAAGTTTTGACTAAAAACAAACATCTTGATAGTGATAAAAAGAAACTAATTAAATTAAAGTTCTTTCTTTGGCCCAATTATCGATTAGAAGATTTAGCTTGTATGAATCGATATTGGTTTAATACTAATAACGGCAGTCGTTTCAGTATGATAAGGATCCGTATGTATCCGCGTCTGAAAATTCGTTAA
- the rps15 gene encoding ribosomal protein S15, whose protein sequence is MVKNSFISVIFQEKKEENRGSAEFQIVSFTNKIRRLTSHLELHKKDYLSQRGLRKILGKRQRLLSYLSKTNKIRYKELIGELDIRESKNR, encoded by the coding sequence ATGGTAAAAAATTCATTCATCTCAGTTATTTTTCAAGAAAAAAAAGAAGAAAACAGGGGGTCTGCTGAATTTCAAATAGTTAGTTTCACCAATAAGATACGAAGACTTACTTCACATTTGGAATTGCACAAAAAAGACTATTTATCTCAGAGAGGTCTACGTAAAATTCTAGGAAAACGTCAACGACTGCTATCTTATTTATCAAAGACAAATAAAATACGTTATAAAGAATTAATTGGTGAGTTGGATATTCGGGAATCAAAAAATCGTTAA
- the ndhH gene encoding NADH dehydrogenase subunit 7 produces MNLSATEKDLMIVNMGPHHPSMHGVLRLIVTLDGEDVVDCEPILGYLHRGMEKIAENRTIIQYLPYVTRWDYLATMFTEAITVNGPEQLGNIQVPKRASYIRVIMLELSRIASHLLWLGPFMADIGAQTPFFYIFRERELVYDLFEAATGMRMMHNYFRIGGVAADLPYGWLDKCLDFCDYFLTGIVEYQKLITRNPIFLERVEGIGVIGGEEAINWGLSGPMLRASGIKWDLRKVDHYECYDEFDWEIQWQKEGDSLARYLVRISEMTESIKIIQQALEGIPGGPYENLEIRCFDRERDPEWNDFEYRFISKKPSPTFELPRQELYARMEAPKGELGIFLIGDQSGFPWRWKIRPPGFINLQILPQLVKRMKLADIMTILGSIDIIMGEVDR; encoded by the coding sequence ATGAATCTATCAGCTACAGAAAAAGACCTTATGATAGTCAATATGGGGCCTCACCACCCATCAATGCATGGTGTTCTTCGTCTCATCGTTACTCTAGATGGTGAAGATGTTGTTGACTGTGAACCAATATTAGGTTATTTACACAGAGGAATGGAAAAAATTGCGGAAAACCGAACAATTATACAATATTTGCCTTATGTAACGCGTTGGGATTATTTAGCCACTATGTTCACGGAAGCAATAACCGTAAATGGACCAGAACAGTTGGGGAATATTCAAGTCCCTAAAAGGGCCAGCTATATCAGAGTAATTATGTTGGAGTTGAGTCGTATAGCTTCTCATCTATTATGGCTTGGACCTTTTATGGCAGATATTGGTGCACAGACCCCCTTTTTCTATATTTTCAGAGAAAGAGAATTAGTATATGATCTATTCGAAGCTGCCACCGGTATGAGAATGATGCATAATTATTTTCGTATCGGAGGAGTGGCGGCCGATCTACCTTACGGCTGGCTAGATAAATGTTTGGATTTCTGTGATTATTTTTTAACAGGAATTGTTGAATATCAAAAACTTATTACGCGAAATCCTATTTTTTTAGAACGAGTTGAAGGGATAGGCGTTATTGGTGGAGAAGAAGCAATAAATTGGGGTTTATCCGGCCCAATGCTACGAGCATCTGGAATCAAATGGGATCTTCGGAAAGTTGATCATTATGAGTGTTACGACGAATTTGATTGGGAAATCCAGTGGCAAAAAGAAGGAGATTCATTAGCTCGTTATTTAGTCCGAATCAGTGAAATGACGGAATCTATAAAAATAATTCAACAGGCCCTGGAAGGAATTCCGGGTGGTCCCTATGAGAATTTAGAAATCCGATGCTTTGATCGAGAAAGGGATCCAGAATGGAATGATTTTGAATATCGATTCATTAGTAAAAAACCTTCTCCCACATTTGAATTACCGAGACAAGAACTTTATGCGAGAATGGAAGCCCCAAAGGGAGAATTAGGAATTTTTCTGATAGGGGATCAAAGCGGTTTTCCTTGGAGATGGAAAATTCGCCCGCCGGGTTTTATCAATTTGCAAATTCTTCCTCAGTTAGTTAAAAGAATGAAATTGGCTGATATTATGACGATACTAGGTAGCATAGATATCATTATGGGAGAAGTGGATCGTTGA